A window of Apium graveolens cultivar Ventura chromosome 8, ASM990537v1, whole genome shotgun sequence contains these coding sequences:
- the LOC141680518 gene encoding uncharacterized protein LOC141680518 has translation MPFGLINIGATYQRLVNMMFKNQIGRTMEVYVDDKLVKSKKTNDHIRHLMEMFNILRKFRMKLNPQKCVFGVESGKFLRSIVNHRGIEANPAKIKALLDIKLPTNVRQVQSLAGRISALNQFISKSSDRCKEFFKASKLAGKDFVWTPECEEAFKRIKEQLSGKRGRWAVVTSVLREQAVARRRNSLHKNGEVLHKPESSGRMLKWAVELGQFDLEYVPQTAIKGQALADFLLEFDSKVDDKALVTLHPPHIEESVEEFPHPWWILHYGALINGLRIALEMGVRNLIARNDSKLVVNQVNGGFQARGPRTELYFRCTQRLIGMFKEVRLECVPREKNSNADALAKMGRNKRLCC, from the exons ATGCCGTTTGGTTTGATCAATATTGGCGCAACCTACCAGCGGTTGGTAAATATGATGTTCAAAAACCAAATTGGGAGAACCATGGAGGTGTACGTGGATGATAAGCTGGTAAAATCCAAGAAGACGAATGATCATATCAGACACTTGATGGAAATGTTTAACATTCTAAGGAAGTTTCGCATGAAGCTGAACCCACAAAAGTGTGTGTTCGGCGTGGAGTCGGGTAAGTTTCTCAGGTCCATCGTCAACCataggggaattgaggccaaccctgCAAAGATCAAGGCACTGTTAGATATTAAATTGCCCACCAATGTGAGGCAAGTGCAAAGTTTAGCTGGAAGGATTTCCGCGCTAAATCAGTTTATTTCCAAATCTTCTGACAGATGCAAAGAGTTTTTCAAGGCGAGTAAGTTAGCAgggaaagactttgtatggacacCAGAATGCGAAGAggctttcaaaagaatcaaggagcaaCT TTCTGGTAAGAGAGGAAGATGGGCAGTAGTCACCAGTGTACTACGTGAGCAAGCGGTTGCACGACGCCGAAACTCGCTACACAAGAATGGAGAA GTTCTTCATAAGCCAGAGTCATCAGGAAGGATGCTGAAGTGGGCTGTGGAGTTGGGACAATTTGATTTGGAATATGTGCCACAGACAGCGATTAAAGGGCAAGCTTTAGCTgatttcttgttggaatttgattctAAAGTTGATGACAAAGCTTTGGTGACACTACATCCACCTCATATTGAGGAGTCTGTGGAGGAGTTTCCACATCcctggtggatcttgcat TATGGAGCGTTGATTAATGGCCTAAGGATTGCTTTGGAAATGGGGGTGCGAAACCTAATTGCGAGGAATGACTCAAAGCTGGTGGTGAATCAGGTGAACGGGGGATTCCAAGCGCGAGGCCCACGAACAGAATTATACTTCAGATGCACACAGCGCCTGATTGGAATGTTCAAAGAAGTTAGGCTGGAATGTGTTCCGCGGGAGAAGAACAGTAACGCGGATGCTCTAGCAAAAATGGGTCGCAACAAGAGGCTGTGTTGTTAG